One genomic window of Ornithorhynchus anatinus isolate Pmale09 chromosome 10, mOrnAna1.pri.v4, whole genome shotgun sequence includes the following:
- the MFHAS1 gene encoding malignant fibrous histiocytoma-amplified sequence 1, with the protein MAGPDGGNLRTAPLWRDAALRARKLRTNLLQLTLGPAGDRPGDRLGDRPGDRPGDRPGDRPGDRPGNRPGDRPGDRPGNHPRDRPGDRPGDRPGDRPGDRPGDRPGDRPGDRPGDRPGNHPRDRPGDRAGDRPGDHPRPGDGPGVRGHPPASPRLPPPAALGAVEVLNLGHNGLEWLPEGLGPALGGLRVLNLRRNRLPRLPPALAELGGHLTELDLSHNRLSGLGDEAVGALGQLRKLCLGHNQLAALPARLGALVHLEELDLSFNRLAGLPDSLACLRRLRTLDVDHNQLTAFPRPLLALAALEELDVSGNRLGRLPEEIGALRALKILWLSGAELAELPGGFCELAGLESLMLDNNRLRALPPRFSLLHRLKTLDLSSNLLEEFPGALLPLAGLEELYLSRNRLSAVPALIAGLGRLLALWLDHNRLRYLPDAIVELAGLEELVLQGNQIAVLPEDFGQLTRVGLWKIRDNPLIQPPYEVCMKGIPYIAAYQKELAHSRPAVQPRLKLLLVGRKAAGKTLLRRCLTEGPGEPDGAGPGPDGRPPAPPPPPAGGGGIEVTSWAADAARGLHFVVYDLAGDDSYEVIQPFFLSPGALYLLVVDLAAYEPRGFPAAVGSFLRRVGARVPHAVVCIVGTHADLCSERELEEKCLDIHRQIALQEKRDAEGLRRRARSLDEALARDFELRCASPRVAYYGVSDKNLRRRRAHVQFLLNHRLQILSPVLPVSCRDRGQLRRLRDKLLSVAEHREIFPNLHRVLPRSWQVLEELHFLPPQGRRLWLSWWDSARLGLQAGLTEDRLQSALSYLHESGKLLFFEDSPALKEHVFHNLTRLIDILNVFFRRDAALLLRKLLPGEAGGGGGGDGGGGGETWDGGDDGVEDGREAGPALPPLPAAASPTSSSSSSSSRDPLRAAQLRHYVEGFLLHGLLPAHVIRLLLEPHVQTPQDLQLLLELLEKMGLCYCLNKPKGQPPPGGGAGASPAAWYKFPCYVQNRAPPAEAWVTGAGPAGQAFVAEQLQIRYSFPFASPPGLFARYSVQINSHVGQRADGKFQIFAYRGKVPVVVSYRPARGALQPDTLSIASHASLPNIWTAWQAITPLLEELNGLLQEWPGLYYTVHILCSKCLKRGSPNPHAFPGELLSQPRPEGVTEIICPKNGSERVNVALVYPPTPTAISPCSKKNVGEKHRNQ; encoded by the coding sequence ATGGCCGGTCCGGACGGCGGGAACCTGCGGACCGCGCCGCTGTGGCGGGACGCCGCCCTGCGCGCCAGGAAGCTGCGGACCAACCTGCTCCAGCTCACCCTCGGCCCCGCCGGGGACCGCCCGGGGGACCGGCTCGGGGACCGCCCGGGGGACCGGCCCGGGGACCGACCCGGGGACCGTCCCGGGGACCGACCCGGGAACCGTCCGGGGGACCGTCCCGGTGACCGACCCGGGAACCATCCCAGGGACCGGCCAGGGGACCGACCCGGGGACCGTCCTGGTGACCGACCCGGCGACCGTCCGGGGGACCGTCCTGGCGACCGACCCGGAGACCGTCCTGGTGACCGACCCGGGAACCATCCCAGGGACCGTCCAGGGGACCGAGCCGGGGACCGTCCGGGGGACCATCCGCGTCCCGGAGACGGCCCCGGGGTCCGGGGACatccccccgcctcgccccggctccctccgcccgccgccctcggGGCCGTCGAGGTGCTGAACCTGGGCCACAACGGTCTGGAGTGGCTGCCCGAGGGTCTGGGGCCGGCCCTGGGCGGCCTGCGCGTCCTCAACCTGCGCAGGAACCGCCTCCCCCGCCTGCCCCCGGCGCTGGCCGAGCTCGGGGGCCACCTCACCGAGCTGGACCTCAGTCACAACCGGCTGAGCGGGCTGGGCGACGAGGCGGTCGGGGCCCTGGGCCAGCTGCGCAAGCTCTGCCTCGGCCACAACCAGCTGGCCGCCCTGCCCGCCCGGCTGGGCGCCCTGGTCCACCTGGAGGAGCTGGACCTCAGCTTCAACCGGCTGGCCGGCCTGCCGGACTCCCTGGCCTGCCTGCGGCGGCTGCGCACCCTGGACGTGGACCACAACCAGCTGACCGCCTTCCCCCGGCCGCTGCTGGCGCTGGCCGCCCTGGAGGAGCTGGACGTGTCCGGGAACCGGCTCGGCCGGCTGCCGGAGGAGATCGGGGCCCTGCGCGCCCTGAAGATCCTCTGGCTGAGCGGGGCCGAGCTGGCCGAACTCCCCGGCGGCTTCTGCGAGCTGGCCGGCCTGGAGAGCCTCATGCTGGACAACAACAGGCTGCGGGCGCTGCCGCCCCGCTTCAGCCTTCTGCACCGCCTCAAGACCCTCGACCTCTCCTccaacctcctggaggagttccCGGGGGCCCTGCTGCCCCTGGCCGGGCTGGAGGAGCTGTACCTGAGCCGCAACCGGCTCTCGGCCGTGCCCGCCCTGATCGCCGGCCTGGGCCGCCTGCTGGCCCTGTGGCTGGACCACAACCGCCTGCGCTACCTGCCCGACGCCATCGTGGAGCTGGCCGGCCTGGAGGAGCTGGTGCTGCAGGGCAACCAGATCGCCGTGCTGCCCGAGGACTTCGGCCAGCTGACCCGCGTGGGCCTGTGGAAGATCCGCGACAACCCCCTCATCCAGCCGCCCTACGAGGTCTGCATGAAGGGCATCCCCTACATCGCCGCCTACCAGAAGGAGCTGGCCCACTCGCGGCCGGCCGTGCAGCCGCGCCTCAAGCTGCTGCTCGTGGGCCGCAAGGCCGCCGGGAAGACCCTGCTGCGCCGCTGCCTCACCGAGGGCCCCGGGGAGCCcgacggggcggggcccgggcccgacgggcgccccccggcccctccgccgcccccggcaGGCGGCGGGGGCATCGAGGTGACCAGCTGGGCGGCGGACGCGGCCCGGGGCCTGCACTTCGTCGTCTACGACCTGGCCGGGGACGACAGCTACGAGGTCATCCAGCCCTTCTTCCTCTCGCCGGGGGCCCTCTACCTGCTGGTGGTGGACCTGGCGGCCTACGAGCCGCGGGGCTTCCCCGCCGCCGTGGGCTCCTTCCTGCGGCGCGTGGGCGCCCGCGTGCCCCACGCCGTGGTCTGCATCGTGGGCACCCACGCCGACCTGTGCAGCGagcgggagctggaggagaagtgcctggaCATCCACCGGCAGATCGCCCTGCAGGAGAAGCGGGACGCGGAGGGCCTGCGCCGCCGGGCCCGCAGCCTGGACGAGGCCCTGGCCCGGGACTTCGAGCTGCGCTGCGCCAGCCCCCGCGTGGCCTACTACGGCGTCTCCGACAAGAACCTGCGGCGCCGCAGGGCCCACGTCCAGTTCCTGCTGAACCACCGGCTGCAGATCCTGTCGCCGGTCCTGCCGGTCAGCTGCCGGGACCGCGGCCAGCTGCGCCGCCTGCGGGACAAGCTGCTGTCGGTGGCCGAGCACCGCGAGATCTTCCCCAACCTGCACCGGGTGCTGCCCCGCTCCTGGCAGGTGCTGGAGGAGCTGCACTTCCTGCCGCCGCAGGGCCGGCGCCTGTGGCTCAGCTGGTGGGACTCGGCGCGGCTGGGCCTGCAGGCGGGGCTGACCGAGGACCGGCTGCAGAGCGCCCTGTCCTACCTGCACGAGAGCGGCAAGCTGCTCTTCTTCGAGGACagcccggccctcaaggagcacgTCTTCCACAACCTCACCCGCCTCATCGACATCCTCAACGTCTTCTTCCGGCGCGACGCCGCCCTCCTGCTACGCAAGCTGCTCCCCGgagaggccggcggcggcggtggcggcgacggcggcggcggcggcgagaccTGGGACGGGGGTGACGACGGGGTGGAGGACGGGAGGGAAGCGGGTCCCGCCCTGCCGCCTCTGCCTGCCGccgcctctcccacctcctcctcctcctcctcctcttcccgggaCCCGCTGCGGGCCGCCCAGCTGCGCCACTACGTGGAGGGCTTCCTGCTGCACGGACTGCTGCCGGCCCACGTCATCCGGCTGCTGCTCGAGCCCCACGTGCAGACGCCGCAGGACCTGCAGCTGCTTCTGGAGCTGCTGGAGAAGATGGGGCTCTGCTACTGCCTCAACAAGCCCAAGGGCCAGCCCCCGCCGGGCGGCGGCGCCGGCGCCTCCCCCGCCGCCTGGTACAAGTTCCCCTGCTACGTGCAGAACCGGGCGCCTCCCGCCGAGGCCTGGGTGACGggcgccggccccgccggccagGCCTTCGTGGCCGAGCAGCTGCAGATCCGCTACAGcttccccttcgcctctccgcccGGCCTGTTCGCCCGCTACAGCGTCCAGATCAACAGCCACGTGGGGCAGCGGGCCGACGGCAAGTTCCAGATCTTCGCCTACCGGGGCAAGGTGCCCGTGGTGGTGAGCTACCGGCCGGCCCGGGGCGCCCTGCAGCCGGACACGCTGTCCATCGCCAGCCACGCCTCACTGCCGAACATCTGGACGGCCTGGCAGGCCATCACCCCCCTGCTGGAGGAGCTGAACGGGCTGCTTCAGGAGTGGCCCGGCCTCTACTACACCGTGCACATCCTCTGCTCTAAGTGCCTTAAGCGAGGCTCGCCCAATCCGCACGCTTTCCCAG